The Paracoccus liaowanqingii genome window below encodes:
- the acs gene encoding acetate--CoA ligase produces MSTETIQKHAIPTGIANAHVGPGDYAPLYDESIRDPEGFWSREGRRLDWITPFTKVKNTDFTLGQVSIKWYEDGVLNASVNCIDRHLATRATQTAIIFEPDDPQTPAQHITYAQLSESVNRFANVLLSQGVMRGDRVVIYLPMIPEAAYAMLACARIGAIHSIVFAGFSPDALANRINDCGAKVLITADTAPRGGRRTALKSNADAALLHCSDRVRCLVVKHTGDQTTWIEGRDVDVKAQMAQVAPDCPPRPMGAEDPLFILYTSGSTGKPKGVVHTTGGYLVYAAMTHQMVFDYHDGDVFWCTADVGWVTGHSYIVYGPLANGATTVMFEGVPTFPDAGRFWEVCAKHKVTQFYTAPTAIRSLMAKGTEPVLAHDLSSLRILGTVGEPINPEAWNWYNEHVGKGRCPIVDTWWQTETGGHLITPLPGATETKPGSATVPFFGVKPVILDAATAEVQQGDPAEGVLCIADSWPGQMRTLWEDHPRFEEAYFQQYPGYYFTGDGCRRDEDGYYWITGRVDDVINVSGHRMGTAEVESALVAHEKVAEAAVVGYPHAMKGQGIYAYVTLMNGVEPSDDLRKDLEKWVRTEIGPIAKPDLIQWAPGLPKTRSGKIMRRILRKIAENDHGTLGDTSTLAEPEVVDELIANRMNRG; encoded by the coding sequence AGGTCAGCATCAAGTGGTACGAGGACGGCGTTCTGAACGCCTCGGTCAACTGCATCGACCGCCATCTGGCCACCCGCGCGACCCAGACCGCGATCATTTTCGAGCCCGACGATCCGCAGACCCCCGCCCAGCACATCACCTATGCCCAGCTGTCGGAAAGCGTGAACCGCTTTGCCAACGTGCTGCTGAGCCAGGGCGTGATGCGCGGCGACCGGGTGGTGATCTATCTTCCGATGATCCCCGAGGCGGCCTATGCGATGCTGGCCTGCGCGCGGATCGGCGCGATCCATTCGATCGTCTTCGCGGGCTTCTCGCCCGATGCGCTGGCCAACCGGATCAACGATTGCGGCGCCAAGGTGCTGATCACCGCCGACACCGCCCCGCGCGGCGGTCGCCGGACGGCGCTGAAATCCAATGCCGACGCGGCGCTGCTGCACTGCTCGGACCGGGTGCGCTGCCTGGTGGTCAAGCATACCGGCGACCAGACCACCTGGATCGAGGGCCGCGACGTCGACGTGAAGGCGCAGATGGCGCAGGTCGCGCCCGATTGCCCGCCGCGCCCGATGGGGGCCGAGGATCCGCTGTTCATCCTCTATACCTCGGGATCGACCGGCAAGCCGAAGGGCGTGGTGCATACGACCGGCGGCTATCTGGTCTATGCCGCGATGACGCATCAGATGGTCTTCGACTATCACGACGGCGACGTCTTCTGGTGCACCGCCGATGTGGGCTGGGTCACCGGGCACAGCTACATCGTCTATGGCCCGCTGGCCAACGGCGCCACGACCGTGATGTTCGAGGGCGTGCCGACCTTCCCCGATGCGGGCCGCTTCTGGGAGGTCTGCGCCAAGCACAAGGTCACCCAGTTCTACACCGCCCCCACCGCCATCCGCAGCCTGATGGCCAAGGGCACCGAACCGGTCCTGGCGCATGACCTGTCGTCGCTGCGCATCCTCGGCACCGTCGGAGAGCCGATCAACCCCGAGGCCTGGAACTGGTACAACGAGCATGTCGGCAAGGGCCGCTGCCCCATCGTCGACACCTGGTGGCAGACCGAGACCGGCGGCCACCTGATCACGCCGCTGCCCGGCGCGACCGAGACGAAGCCCGGATCGGCCACCGTGCCCTTCTTCGGGGTCAAGCCGGTCATCCTGGACGCCGCCACCGCCGAGGTGCAGCAGGGCGATCCGGCCGAGGGCGTGCTGTGCATCGCCGACAGCTGGCCCGGCCAGATGCGCACCCTGTGGGAGGATCACCCCCGCTTCGAGGAGGCGTATTTCCAGCAATACCCGGGATACTACTTCACCGGGGACGGCTGCCGCCGCGACGAGGATGGCTATTACTGGATCACCGGCCGCGTCGACGACGTCATCAACGTCAGCGGCCACCGCATGGGCACCGCCGAGGTCGAATCGGCCCTGGTCGCCCACGAGAAGGTCGCCGAGGCGGCGGTGGTGGGCTATCCGCATGCCATGAAGGGGCAGGGCATCTATGCTTATGTCACCCTGATGAACGGCGTCGAGCCCAGTGACGACCTGCGCAAGGACCTTGAGAAATGGGTCCGCACCGAGATCGGCCCCATCGCCAAGCCGGACCTGATCCAGTGGGCGCCGGGCCTGCCCAAGACGCGCTCGGGCAAGATCATGCGCCGCATCCTGCGCAAGATCGCGGAAAACGACCACGGCACCCTGGGCGACACCTCGACCCTGGCCGAGCCCGAGGTCGTGGACGAACTGATCGCCAACCGCATGAACCGCGGCTGA
- a CDS encoding DUF4212 domain-containing protein, whose product MSDRQSSNAYWQANLRIIYVCIAIWALVSYGFGIILRPLLSSIPVGGTDLGFWFAQQGSILCFIALIFFYTWRMNRLDAEHGVDE is encoded by the coding sequence ATGAGTGACAGACAATCCTCGAATGCGTATTGGCAGGCCAATCTTCGCATCATCTACGTGTGCATCGCGATCTGGGCGCTGGTGTCCTATGGCTTCGGCATCATCCTGCGGCCGCTGCTGTCGTCCATCCCGGTGGGCGGGACGGATCTGGGCTTCTGGTTCGCCCAGCAGGGATCGATCCTGTGCTTCATCGCGCTGATCTTCTTCTACACCTGGCGCATGAACCGCCTGGATGCCGAACACGGCGTGGACGAGTGA
- a CDS encoding sodium:solute symporter family protein, producing the protein MSQFTLNLLVVGASFAVYIGIAIYCRAKSTAEFYAANRGVSPVVNGMATAADWMSAASFISMAGLIAFTGYDNSTYLMGWTGGYVLLALLLAPYLRKFGKFTVPEFIGDRFYSPTARIIGVICLLIVSITYVIGQMTGVGVTFSRYLEVSNSTGLWIGAALVFSYAVLGGMKGITYTQVAQYVVLIIAYTIPAIFISLQLTGNFLPPLGLFGTHEASGMEFLSKLDLLVTDLGFREYTGHHNSTLDMVLFTMALMIGTAGLPHVIIRFFTVPKVSDARKSAGWALVFIALLYTVAPAVGSMARFNLTATMWPGALTGDTYSQPAVSLDAIETSPELEWMRNWQITGLLNWEDKNGDGLIQYYNDAATAGPAVEMAAAQGLAGNELTTVNNDIMVLANPEIANLPGWVIAIVAAGGLAAALSTAAGLLLAISGAVSHDLIKGTLRPGISEKGELMAARISMAASILVATILGLNPPGFAAQTVALAFGLAASSIFPVLMMGIFSKRVGKEGAIAGMIAGMLTTILYIFAYKGFFFVAGTNILPDTPDAWLFGISPASFGTIGAMINFAVAFGVSAVSQRPPAHVQELVESIRVPRGAGDAVAH; encoded by the coding sequence ATGAGCCAGTTTACCCTGAACCTTCTTGTCGTGGGCGCATCCTTCGCGGTGTACATCGGCATCGCCATCTATTGCCGCGCCAAGTCCACCGCCGAGTTCTATGCCGCCAACCGCGGCGTCAGCCCGGTCGTGAACGGCATGGCGACGGCCGCCGACTGGATGTCGGCGGCGTCCTTCATCTCGATGGCCGGCCTCATCGCCTTCACGGGCTATGACAACTCGACCTACCTGATGGGCTGGACGGGCGGCTACGTGCTGCTGGCCCTGCTGCTGGCGCCCTACCTGCGCAAGTTCGGCAAGTTCACCGTGCCGGAATTCATCGGCGACCGCTTCTATTCTCCGACCGCGCGCATCATCGGCGTGATCTGCCTGCTGATCGTCTCGATCACCTACGTGATCGGGCAGATGACCGGCGTGGGCGTCACCTTCTCGCGCTATCTGGAAGTGTCGAACTCGACCGGCCTCTGGATCGGTGCGGCGCTGGTCTTCTCCTACGCCGTTCTCGGCGGGATGAAGGGCATCACCTACACGCAGGTCGCGCAGTATGTCGTGCTGATCATCGCCTACACCATCCCGGCGATCTTCATCTCGCTGCAGCTGACGGGCAATTTCCTGCCGCCCCTGGGCCTCTTCGGCACGCATGAAGCCTCTGGCATGGAGTTCCTCTCCAAGCTGGACCTGCTGGTCACCGACCTGGGCTTCCGCGAATACACCGGGCACCACAACTCGACCCTGGACATGGTGCTGTTCACCATGGCGCTGATGATCGGCACCGCGGGCCTGCCGCATGTCATCATCCGCTTCTTCACCGTGCCCAAGGTCTCGGATGCGCGCAAGTCGGCGGGCTGGGCGCTGGTCTTCATCGCGCTGCTCTACACGGTCGCCCCGGCGGTCGGATCCATGGCGCGCTTCAACTTGACCGCCACCATGTGGCCGGGCGCCCTGACCGGCGACACCTACAGCCAGCCGGCCGTCTCGCTGGACGCCATCGAGACCAGCCCCGAGCTGGAATGGATGCGCAACTGGCAGATCACCGGCCTGCTGAACTGGGAAGACAAGAACGGCGACGGCCTGATCCAGTACTACAACGACGCCGCCACCGCGGGTCCCGCGGTCGAGATGGCAGCGGCGCAGGGTCTGGCCGGGAACGAGCTGACCACCGTGAACAACGACATCATGGTGCTGGCCAACCCCGAGATCGCCAACCTGCCGGGCTGGGTCATCGCCATCGTCGCCGCCGGCGGCCTGGCCGCCGCCCTGTCCACCGCGGCGGGTCTGCTGCTGGCCATCTCGGGCGCCGTGTCCCACGACCTGATCAAGGGCACGCTGCGCCCCGGCATCAGCGAAAAGGGCGAGCTGATGGCCGCCCGCATCTCGATGGCCGCCTCGATCCTGGTGGCCACGATCCTGGGTCTGAACCCGCCGGGCTTCGCGGCGCAGACCGTGGCCTTGGCCTTCGGCCTGGCCGCCAGCTCGATCTTCCCGGTGCTGATGATGGGCATCTTCTCGAAGCGGGTCGGCAAGGAAGGCGCCATCGCGGGCATGATCGCGGGGATGCTGACGACCATCCTCTACATCTTCGCCTACAAGGGGTTCTTCTTCGTCGCCGGGACCAACATCCTGCCCGACACCCCCGACGCCTGGCTGTTCGGCATCTCGCCGGCCTCCTTCGGCACCATCGGCGCGATGATCAACTTCGCCGTGGCCTTCGGTGTCTCGGCGGTCAGCCAGCGTCCCCCGGCCCATGTGCAGGAGCTGGTCGAATCGATCCGCGTCCCGCGCGGTGCCGGCGACGCCGTCGCGCACTGA
- a CDS encoding DUF294 nucleotidyltransferase-like domain-containing protein: MSDRTAGFIATVHPYDSLKRDELARVAGSFSRRSFAPGDPVYEFGDRLPGLYLIESGHVAVTDRNGDSVSQLGPRNSFGERGLLRDGVAVTSARALDEAQILMLPRAEVIRLISEHRAIARFFDRGRGPVDRGSDVARLKVGELLSGKPVSCPPETPIITAAQMMRDARISSLGITEGGRLIGLVTIRDMSNRVVAEGRDMRQPVREVMTPDPVTLAPTALGYDVLNIMLERKISHLPVVEDGRFTGMVSQTDLTRVQAISAAGLIREVALARDTADMARVTARIPELLVQLVRARQRHEIVTRMITDIADAVTRRLLDLAVADLGPAPAPWLWAACGSQGRQEQTGVSDQDNCLILAPGADPAHPWFRDLAARVCDGLDACGYVHCPGDMMASNPRWRQPAPVWRAYFRDWIAHPSPEAQMLASVMFDLRAIGGEGALLDMLQRETLEAASRNSIFVAHMIANSLKHRPPLGLIGGFATIRSGEHRHHIDMKHNGVVPITDLGRCYALQGRIGSVNTRARLEDAEARGVISGTGARDLIAAYDMIQTVRLENQAHLVRAGRKPDNYLSPADLSDFERSHLRDAFVVVRGMQSAVGHGKGMLG; this comes from the coding sequence ATGTCCGACCGCACCGCAGGTTTCATCGCCACCGTGCATCCCTATGACAGCCTGAAGCGGGACGAGCTGGCGCGGGTCGCCGGTTCCTTCAGCCGCAGGAGCTTTGCCCCCGGCGATCCGGTCTATGAATTCGGCGACCGGCTGCCGGGGCTGTACCTGATCGAAAGCGGCCATGTGGCGGTCACCGACCGCAACGGCGACAGCGTCTCGCAGCTGGGTCCGCGCAATTCCTTCGGCGAACGCGGCTTGCTGCGCGACGGGGTGGCCGTGACCTCGGCCCGGGCGCTGGACGAGGCGCAGATCCTGATGCTGCCCCGGGCCGAGGTGATCCGCCTGATCTCGGAACACCGCGCCATCGCGCGCTTCTTCGACCGGGGCCGGGGGCCGGTGGATCGCGGCAGCGACGTGGCCCGGCTGAAGGTGGGCGAGCTGCTGTCGGGCAAGCCGGTCAGCTGCCCGCCCGAGACGCCGATCATCACCGCCGCCCAGATGATGCGCGACGCCCGCATCAGCAGCCTGGGGATCACCGAGGGTGGGCGCCTGATCGGCCTGGTCACCATCCGCGACATGTCCAACCGCGTCGTGGCCGAGGGCCGCGACATGCGCCAGCCGGTGCGCGAGGTGATGACGCCCGACCCGGTGACGCTGGCGCCTACGGCCCTTGGCTATGACGTGCTGAACATCATGCTGGAACGCAAGATCAGCCACCTGCCGGTGGTCGAGGACGGCCGCTTCACCGGCATGGTCAGCCAGACCGACCTGACGCGGGTGCAGGCGATCTCGGCCGCGGGGCTGATCCGCGAGGTGGCGCTGGCGCGCGACACCGCCGACATGGCCCGCGTGACCGCCCGCATCCCCGAACTGCTGGTGCAGCTGGTCCGCGCCCGGCAGCGCCACGAGATCGTCACCCGGATGATCACCGACATCGCCGATGCGGTCACCCGCCGCCTGCTGGATCTGGCCGTGGCCGATCTGGGGCCCGCGCCCGCGCCCTGGCTCTGGGCCGCCTGCGGCAGCCAGGGGCGGCAGGAACAGACCGGCGTCAGCGATCAGGACAACTGCCTGATCCTGGCGCCCGGCGCCGATCCCGCCCATCCCTGGTTCCGCGACCTGGCGGCCCGCGTCTGCGACGGGCTGGATGCCTGCGGCTATGTCCACTGCCCCGGCGACATGATGGCCAGCAACCCGCGCTGGCGCCAGCCCGCCCCGGTCTGGCGGGCCTATTTCCGCGACTGGATCGCCCATCCCAGCCCCGAGGCGCAGATGCTGGCATCCGTCATGTTCGACCTGCGCGCCATCGGCGGCGAGGGTGCGCTGCTGGACATGCTGCAGCGCGAGACGCTGGAGGCCGCGTCGAGGAACTCGATCTTCGTGGCGCACATGATCGCCAATTCGCTCAAGCACCGCCCGCCCCTGGGCCTGATCGGCGGCTTTGCCACGATCCGGTCGGGCGAGCATCGCCACCATATCGACATGAAGCACAACGGCGTGGTGCCGATCACCGATCTGGGCCGCTGCTATGCGCTGCAGGGCCGGATCGGGTCGGTCAACACGCGCGCCCGGCTGGAAGATGCCGAGGCGCGGGGCGTCATCTCGGGAACGGGTGCGCGGGACCTGATCGCGGCCTATGACATGATCCAGACCGTGCGTCTGGAAAACCAGGCGCATCTGGTGCGCGCGGGGCGCAAGCCCGACAATTACCTCTCGCCGGCGGATCTGTCGGATTTCGAACGCAGTCATCTGCGCGACGCCTTCGTGGTGGTGCGCGGCATGCAGTCGGCGGTGGGACATGGCAAGGGGATGCTGGGATGA
- a CDS encoding response regulator transcription factor encodes MADILIVEDEDNIATALDFLLTRDGHRHDRIATGKGAVDRIRQMHPDLVLLDVMLPEVSGYQIVQDVRADPALADVRVLMMTARGSVVERRKGLALGADGFIAKPFELAELRAEMARLLAPGPATS; translated from the coding sequence ATGGCTGACATCCTGATCGTCGAGGACGAGGACAACATCGCGACCGCGCTGGATTTCCTGCTGACCCGCGACGGGCACCGCCACGACCGCATCGCCACCGGCAAGGGCGCGGTCGACCGCATCCGGCAGATGCATCCCGATCTGGTCCTGCTGGACGTGATGCTGCCCGAGGTCTCGGGCTATCAGATCGTGCAGGACGTGCGCGCCGATCCGGCGCTGGCGGATGTGCGGGTGCTGATGATGACCGCGCGCGGATCGGTCGTCGAACGCCGCAAGGGCCTGGCGCTTGGCGCCGACGGCTTCATTGCCAAACCCTTCGAGCTGGCCGAGCTGCGCGCCGAGATGGCGCGGCTGCTGGCGCCGGGACCCGCCACGTCATGA
- a CDS encoding 3'-5' exonuclease, with protein MTAPAPAPDAGPPASGGAVRGSLRGRILLMFAGTLGAALTVAGLALWRAGSGGTDAAIQGALLAGFGLTGIVTGLWYLFDQNIARPIETLAGALRTGRVPDLAQSRYLADLGPAAHDAALARQRSDQALDAALQTHAAELAREKASLESILADFGAGAVMADARGRVVFYNASAARLLPGLALDGMMDRLLTPGALRAAQVRLAAGAGATDLTCLTMAGLRLSGRLRPIDSMGEGGLLLILRDAAVDRPAPRATLEALRRHAATLVPMLDALDGPIPPALAQAIRAEGQGLALTTRTLSQILASVAPAQMAGLDELAAGLTSAAPLPRLAFRAEAAGLNALLLALDARLRDRGHAPVLAVHPDQADQMRLALEWTGAPVPIDLLEAWLTDAPDPGQPDLTGTEILARHGTGIWPETTGPGSALVMPLPLAQGAVDGSGVTYDFALAARGVASSRLADLTCVVFDTETTGLNDHDAIVQIAGLRLARGRLTGERFDTLVDPGRPIPPGSTAIHGITDAMVQGAPDLTAALTAFRHFCDDSVLIAHNAPFDMGFLRRARAQTGAHFDNRVLDTVALSAMVWGQSAVHTLDALTARLGIEIPPEARHTAMGDTIATAEAFLKLIPALEAKGITRFEEAWAEARRHRGLVEDANLPA; from the coding sequence ATGACCGCGCCCGCCCCCGCCCCGGATGCCGGACCCCCCGCATCGGGCGGGGCGGTCCGCGGCTCGTTGCGGGGGCGGATCCTGCTGATGTTCGCGGGCACGCTCGGGGCGGCGCTGACGGTCGCGGGGCTGGCTTTGTGGCGCGCGGGGTCGGGCGGAACGGATGCCGCGATCCAGGGGGCGCTGCTGGCGGGCTTCGGGCTGACCGGCATCGTGACCGGGCTGTGGTATCTGTTCGACCAGAACATCGCCCGGCCCATCGAGACGCTGGCGGGCGCGCTGCGCACCGGGCGGGTGCCCGATCTGGCGCAATCCCGCTATCTGGCCGATCTGGGCCCCGCCGCCCATGACGCGGCGCTGGCGCGGCAGCGGTCGGATCAGGCGCTGGACGCCGCCCTGCAGACCCATGCGGCGGAACTGGCGCGCGAGAAGGCCAGCCTCGAATCGATCCTGGCGGATTTCGGGGCGGGCGCGGTCATGGCCGATGCGCGGGGGCGGGTGGTCTTCTACAACGCCAGCGCGGCGCGGCTGCTGCCGGGGCTGGCGCTGGACGGGATGATGGACCGCCTGCTGACCCCCGGCGCGCTGCGCGCGGCACAGGTGCGGCTGGCGGCGGGCGCAGGGGCGACCGACCTGACCTGTCTCACCATGGCGGGGCTGCGCCTGTCGGGACGGCTGCGCCCTATCGACAGCATGGGCGAGGGGGGCTTGCTTCTGATCCTGCGCGACGCCGCCGTGGACCGGCCCGCGCCGCGCGCCACGCTGGAAGCGCTGCGCCGCCATGCGGCGACGCTGGTGCCGATGTTGGACGCGCTGGACGGTCCGATCCCGCCCGCGCTGGCGCAGGCCATCCGCGCCGAGGGGCAGGGCCTGGCCCTGACCACCCGCACCCTGTCGCAGATCCTGGCCAGCGTTGCGCCGGCCCAGATGGCGGGCCTGGACGAGCTGGCCGCCGGGCTGACCTCCGCCGCCCCCCTGCCGCGCCTGGCCTTCCGCGCCGAGGCGGCGGGGCTGAACGCGCTGCTGCTGGCGCTGGACGCGCGGCTGCGCGACCGGGGCCATGCGCCGGTCCTGGCCGTCCATCCCGACCAGGCGGACCAGATGCGGCTGGCGCTGGAATGGACCGGCGCCCCCGTGCCCATCGACCTGCTGGAGGCCTGGCTGACCGATGCCCCCGATCCCGGCCAGCCCGACCTGACGGGCACCGAGATCCTTGCCCGCCACGGCACCGGCATCTGGCCCGAGACGACGGGCCCCGGCAGCGCGCTGGTCATGCCGCTGCCCCTGGCCCAAGGCGCGGTGGACGGGTCCGGCGTGACCTATGATTTCGCGCTGGCGGCGCGAGGCGTGGCCTCGTCGCGCCTGGCGGACTTGACCTGCGTGGTCTTCGACACCGAGACGACGGGCCTGAACGACCACGACGCCATCGTGCAGATCGCCGGACTGCGGCTGGCGCGGGGCCGGCTGACGGGTGAGCGGTTCGACACGCTGGTCGATCCGGGCCGCCCGATCCCGCCCGGCTCGACCGCGATCCACGGCATCACCGACGCGATGGTGCAGGGCGCCCCCGACCTGACGGCGGCACTGACGGCCTTCCGGCATTTCTGCGACGACAGCGTGCTGATCGCCCATAACGCGCCCTTCGACATGGGCTTCCTGCGCCGGGCACGCGCGCAGACGGGCGCGCATTTCGACAACCGGGTGCTGGACACGGTGGCCCTGTCCGCGATGGTCTGGGGGCAGTCGGCGGTCCATACGCTGGACGCGCTGACCGCGCGGCTCGGCATCGAGATCCCGCCCGAGGCGCGCCACACCGCCATGGGCGACACCATCGCCACGGCGGAGGCCTTCCTCAAGCTGATCCCGGCGCTGGAGGCCAAGGGCATCACCCGCTTCGAGGAAGCCTGGGCCGAGGCCCGGCGCCATCGCGGCCTGGTCGAGGACGCGAACCTGCCCGCCTAG
- a CDS encoding molecular chaperone DjiA: MSDRIVAFLWTNRPATPPERSVAFTIAVIALGAKLAKVDGTVARSEVAAFRRVFIIPRSEEKNAARVFDLARQDVAGFDAWARKMASMFTPGDPVLLDVIEGLFVIAVADGPLHEAEIAFLDEVGRIFGLAPAQIDAIRRRHDSGAGCPPCEVLGVEPDTPLPEVKRRWRQLLRENHPDHAIGRGLPPEAIRLAEARTRRLNEAWDSYRTRYRPGPQMGAA, translated from the coding sequence ATGTCCGACCGCATCGTGGCCTTCCTGTGGACGAACCGCCCCGCGACGCCGCCCGAACGCTCGGTCGCCTTCACCATCGCGGTGATCGCGCTTGGCGCCAAGCTGGCCAAGGTCGACGGCACCGTCGCACGGTCCGAGGTGGCGGCCTTTCGCCGCGTCTTCATCATCCCCCGGTCCGAGGAGAAGAACGCCGCCCGCGTCTTCGATCTGGCACGCCAGGATGTGGCGGGCTTCGATGCCTGGGCGCGCAAGATGGCCTCGATGTTCACGCCGGGCGATCCGGTGCTGCTGGACGTGATCGAGGGGCTGTTCGTCATCGCCGTGGCCGACGGGCCGCTGCACGAGGCCGAGATCGCCTTCCTGGACGAGGTCGGGCGCATCTTCGGCCTGGCCCCCGCCCAGATCGACGCCATCCGCCGCCGCCATGACAGCGGCGCGGGCTGCCCCCCCTGCGAGGTGCTGGGCGTGGAACCCGACACGCCGCTGCCCGAGGTCAAGCGCCGCTGGCGCCAGCTGCTGCGCGAGAATCACCCCGACCATGCCATTGGACGCGGCCTGCCGCCCGAGGCGATCCGTCTGGCCGAGGCCAGGACCCGCCGCCTGAACGAGGCCTGGGACAGCTATCGCACGCGCTATCGCCCCGGTCCGCAGATGGGCGCCGCCTGA
- a CDS encoding GNAT family N-acetyltransferase: protein MILRDAAPSDVPQIAAIWNPIVRDTAITFWPTERTEADIAALIAQRQAGGHAFLVAETDGVVGFGTYTQFRGGAGYARSQEHTIYLAPGQRGLGLGRTLLCGLEDHARARGHRVLIGGITGSNLGSIAFHAAMGYAQWGRIPAAGWKFGQFHDLVLMGRDLTAMRDTPPLSPDAVSG, encoded by the coding sequence GTGATCCTGCGCGACGCCGCCCCGTCCGACGTGCCGCAGATCGCCGCGATCTGGAACCCCATCGTGCGCGACACCGCCATCACCTTCTGGCCGACCGAGCGGACCGAGGCGGACATCGCCGCCCTGATCGCCCAAAGGCAGGCCGGCGGTCACGCTTTTCTGGTGGCCGAGACGGACGGGGTCGTGGGCTTTGGCACCTACACGCAGTTCCGCGGCGGGGCGGGCTATGCGCGTAGCCAGGAACACACGATCTATCTGGCGCCCGGCCAGCGCGGCCTGGGCCTGGGCCGCACCCTGCTGTGCGGGTTGGAGGATCACGCCCGCGCGCGCGGCCATCGCGTGCTGATCGGCGGGATCACCGGGTCCAACCTGGGCTCGATCGCCTTCCATGCGGCGATGGGATATGCCCAATGGGGCCGCATTCCGGCGGCGGGCTGGAAATTCGGGCAGTTCCACGATCTTGTGCTGATGGGCCGCGACCTGACCGCGATGCGCGACACCCCGCCCCTATCGCCGGACGCTGTCAGCGGCTAG
- a CDS encoding VOC family protein: protein MSLSFDHVAIAARSLSEGADWLRARLGLDLQPGGRHPGLGTHNMLLSLGPGEYLELIAPDPDSPDRPRWFGLDGFDGPPCVAGWVARADPLTAPPGTDIATATRGDLSWRITLPRAGQMPRDGAQPMLIDWGTGPHPSDRLPDHGMRLARLTLPLDCLDLSDRRLMLTGAGTPLTLTLTRDGTQVTL from the coding sequence GTGAGCCTGAGCTTCGATCATGTGGCCATCGCCGCCCGCAGCCTGTCCGAGGGCGCGGACTGGCTGCGGGCGCGCCTTGGGCTGGACCTGCAGCCCGGCGGGCGGCATCCGGGCCTCGGCACCCACAACATGCTGCTGTCGCTTGGTCCCGGCGAATATCTGGAACTGATCGCGCCGGACCCGGACAGCCCCGACCGCCCGCGCTGGTTCGGCCTGGACGGGTTCGACGGCCCGCCCTGCGTGGCGGGCTGGGTGGCGCGGGCCGATCCGCTGACCGCCCCGCCGGGGACCGACATCGCCACCGCCACGCGGGGCGATCTGTCCTGGCGCATCACCCTGCCCCGCGCGGGCCAGATGCCGCGCGACGGGGCGCAGCCCATGCTGATCGATTGGGGCACGGGGCCCCACCCGTCCGACCGCCTGCCCGATCACGGGATGCGGCTGGCCCGCCTGACCCTGCCGCTGGACTGCCTGGACCTCTCCGACCGCCGCCTGATGCTGACCGGCGCGGGCACGCCCCTGACGCTGACCCTGACGCGCGACGGGACGCAGGTCACGCTGTGA
- the trpA gene encoding tryptophan synthase subunit alpha, with protein MTRIDDRFAELKAQGRKAFVAYMMASDPDDATALQIMRGLPEAGVDIIELGMPFTDPMADGSTIQAAGQRALAQGGSVSRTLEMLRAFRREDTTTPVVLMGYYNPIYARPGGVTQFLTDAVEAGVDGLIVVDLPPEEDAELCVPATAAGLNFIRLATPTTDDRRLPAVVKNTTGFVYYVSVTGITGAAAANAADVAPEVTRIRAAAGLPVVVGFGISTPEAAQAIASVADGCVVGSAIVKLIGEGRPVPEILSFVRDLAAGAHRG; from the coding sequence ATGACCAGAATCGACGACAGGTTTGCAGAGCTGAAGGCGCAGGGGCGCAAGGCCTTCGTGGCCTACATGATGGCGTCGGACCCCGATGACGCCACGGCGCTGCAGATCATGCGCGGCCTGCCCGAGGCGGGCGTCGACATCATCGAGCTGGGCATGCCCTTCACCGACCCGATGGCGGACGGATCGACCATCCAGGCGGCGGGCCAGCGGGCGCTGGCGCAGGGCGGCAGCGTCAGCCGCACGCTGGAGATGCTGCGCGCGTTCCGGCGCGAGGACACGACCACCCCCGTCGTGCTGATGGGGTATTACAACCCGATCTATGCGCGCCCGGGCGGGGTCACCCAGTTCCTGACCGACGCGGTCGAGGCGGGCGTCGACGGGCTGATCGTCGTCGACCTGCCCCCCGAGGAAGATGCCGAGCTGTGCGTGCCCGCCACCGCCGCCGGGCTGAACTTCATCCGGCTGGCGACGCCCACCACCGATGACCGCCGCCTGCCCGCCGTGGTGAAGAACACCACCGGCTTCGTCTATTACGTCAGCGTCACCGGCATCACCGGCGCCGCCGCCGCGAATGCCGCCGATGTCGCCCCAGAGGTGACGCGCATCCGCGCCGCCGCCGGACTGCCGGTCGTGGTGGGCTTCGGCATCTCGACCCCCGAGGCCGCGCAGGCCATCGCCTCGGTCGCGGATGGCTGCGTGGTGGGCAGCGCCATCGTCAAGCTGATCGGCGAGGGCCGCCCTGTCCCCGAGATCCTGAGCTTCGTCCGCGACCTGGCCGCGGGGGCCCATCGCGGGTGA